The Centroberyx gerrardi isolate f3 chromosome 12, fCenGer3.hap1.cur.20231027, whole genome shotgun sequence genome has a window encoding:
- the tpbg gene encoding trophoblast glycoprotein, with protein MRLLSTSCGCKRGEIRDRTKNLGLMHVLFLLAVVLSCQGCPDKCLCSAQTVKCQNQDLNAIPHSLPANTKFLFVTGNNISRISAESFPTSLELLTDLYLNGNEMESVGAMVFDNLPSLVRLDLSNNKIQRLSARAFPDDNKLQVFNLSRSFLNHSFVDAVLSVLQNGNLLQLTSLDLSNNDLVVLPDGLFSGLSKLTNLSLQNNSIISIQNETLKVPSLRDLDLRDNSLRELPNATLAEFSLKPGLQVRLDGNPWRCDCFIEDLVAWLKSTDQVVDALNLTCTDPAGLRNQPLLQVDHSQLECNYSGDMKGVLETSYVFLGLVLALIGVIFLLVLYLNRKGIKRWMYNIRDACRDHMEGYHYRYEINSDPRLANLSINSDV; from the coding sequence ATGCGCCTGTTGAGCACGTCGTGCGGGTGTAAACGTGGAGAAATCCGAGACAGGACAAAGAACTTGGGTCTGATGCATGTATTGTTCCTCCTTGCTGTCGTTTTGTCCTGTCAGGGCTGTCCGGACAAATGCTTGTGCTCCGCACAAACTGTGAAATGCCAAAACCAGGACTTGAACGCGATTCCGCATTCATTACCGGCCAATACTAAATTCCTGTTCGTCACAGGAAACAACATTTCTCGTATCAGTGCGGAATCTTTCCCAACCAGCCTGGAACTGTTGACAGATCTCTATCTCAATGGGAATGAGATGGAGTCTGTGGGTGCAATGGTATTTGATAACCTGCCAAGCCTTGTGCGGCTGGACTTGAGCAACAACAAAATCCAGCGCCTCAGTGCTAGAGCTTTCCCTGATGACAATAAACTGCAGGTCTTCAACCTCAGCAGGTCTTTCCTCAACCATTCCTTCGTGGACGCGGTGCTGAGCGTCCTACAGAACGGAAACCTGCTCCAGCTCACAAGCTTGGACCTGTCCAACAACGACCTTGTGGTTCTCCCGGACGGCCTGTTCTCGGGCCTCTCCAAGCTCACCAACCTCAGCCTGCAGAACAACTCCATCATCTCCATCCAGAACGAGACGCTGAAGGTGCCGTCGCTGCGGGACCTGGACTTGAGGGACAACAGCCTGAGGGAGCTGCCCAACGCCACGCTGGCAGAGTTCAGCCTCAAGCCCGGCCTCCAGGTTCGCCTGGACGGGAATCCCTGGCGCTGCGACTGCTTCATCGAGGACCTGGTGGCGTGGCTGAAGAGCACGGATCAGGTGGTGGACGCGCTGAACCTGACCTGCACAGACCCGGCAGGCCTGAGGAACCAGCCCCTGCTGCAGGTAGACCATTCTCAGCTGGAGTGCAACTATTCAGGCGACATGAAGGGCGTGCTGGAGACTTCGTATGTCTTCCTGGGGCTGGTGCTGGCCCTGATCGGCGTCATATTCCTGCTGGTCCTCTACCTGAACAGAAAGGGCATCAAGCGGTGGATGTACAACATCCGCGATGCGTGCAGGGACCACATGGAGGGGTACCATTACAGGTATGAGATCAACTCTGACCCGCGGTTGGCCAACCTGAGCATCAACTCGGACGTTTGA